The Lacerta agilis isolate rLacAgi1 chromosome 5, rLacAgi1.pri, whole genome shotgun sequence genome has a segment encoding these proteins:
- the NIFK gene encoding LOW QUALITY PROTEIN: MKI67 FHA domain-interacting nucleolar phosphoprotein (The sequence of the model RefSeq protein was modified relative to this genomic sequence to represent the inferred CDS: inserted 4 bases in 3 codons; deleted 2 bases in 1 codon) produces the protein MADSSSSSSVAATKPTATLVAPPLLSLDPEKQKEFQAKVHRVRKTAAQNQKLTSGVIYLGHIPKGLSEPQLKEYFDQFGTVTRLRLSRSKKTGGSKGYAFLEFECDEVAKIVADTMNNYLFGERLLKCQFMPPEKVHENLFKGSEKIFSKPSYPAVKRYNRRRTGQEXAKMMQRLLKKERQLRXRLAKKGIDYDFPGFAAEISLIKKKKLSKPDSSMNVSVSSEDPTPVCTHHFMNXTKSEPEDSDDKEITFKTPASIKTAAQKTKTAKLQRKTAGTKRKCKT, from the exons ATGgcggattcttcttcttcttcttctgtggcggCGACGAAACCAACGGCCACCCTGGTggctccccctctcctttccctggacCCGGAGAAGCAGAAGGAGTTCCAGGCCAAAGTGCACCGCGTACGCAAGACGGCTGCCCAG AATCAGAAGCTGACATCTGGTGTCATTTACTTGGGTCATATCCCAAAGGGTCTTTCTGAACCACAACTTAAAGAATACTTTGATCAGTTTGGGACAGTTACAAGACTTCGACTTTCAAGGAGTAAAAAG ACTGGGGGCAGCAAAGGTTAcgcatttttggaatttgaatgtGATGAAGTTGCTAAGATCGTTGCAGATACCATGAACAACTACCTTTTCGGTGAACGACTGTTGAAAT GCCAGTTTATGCCTCCTGAAAAGGTGCATGAAAACCTGTTCAAAGGTAGTGAGAAAATATTCAGCAAGCCGTCCTATCCAGCAGTGAAACGCTACAACCGGAGGCGAACAGGCCAAG AAGCAAAGATGATGCAGCGGTTGCTGAAGAAGGAACGGCAGTTGC AAAGGCTGGCTAAGAAGGGAATTGATTATGATTTTCCTGGCTTT GCCGCTGAAATATCTCTGATTAAGAAAAAGAAGCTTTCAAAACCGGACTCGAGCATGAATGTGTCTGTGAGCAGTGAG GATCCTACCCCCGTGTGTACCCATCATTTCATGAA GACGAAATCTGAGCCAGAAGATAGCGATGACAAAGAAATAACTTTCAAA ACACCTGCAAGTATAAAGACTGCtgcacaaaaaaccaaaacagcaaaGCTACAAAGAAAAACAGCTGGCACGAAAAGGAAGTGCAAAACTTAA